The DNA window TTAAAGGGAAGAAGATCCTTTCGCCGGTCTTTTGTTCTCTGTACCAAACTGAGCagaatatgatgaaaaaaagttaatgtaatttaattgttCACTAATGAACTAGAGAAGCTTTCTTGTTGTATTTCAATTGTACGGCAAGTCTTCACAAGTTTGAGTGGTTAGGCGATCATAATTTTTAAGTTCATGTTGGtattatttagagttttttttctggaaaatcGGCAATATTTAGTTACCCCCACCCTTTTTTCTCCACAAGTGGATGAAAGAAATTGGGTAGAAATCACAAGACCTTTGGGTTTGTAGATGCGTTTTGGCGGATCCTCGGACTGTCCGGATACAggtgggttttcttttttcctggtCTCCTCGGATTCAACCCGACCTGTATAAATATGATATTTGTTAATTGTATATATTCGTTGTGCTTTGGCTCTTCCCAGCGAAGATTGAGATGAATGTGAATGAAAGAACTGCATCCTGTGACTTATCTGATCCAAGGAATTCTGATACAGGTTTTTCCCTTGTTATCACTCCTTTCTTTGgacataaataaatttgatcttaaaataaataatttaatctaatttgTGAGGGAATCAGCTGTCATCGAGTTTATCTCTGGTGCATAAAAAGGTTGACTTGAGATGGGGAGTATTGAcagttgaaataaaataaacataaatatgttATGTAGAAAAGGTCGAGCATAAGGGGACTGCCCAGGTTCGAGGGAAAGGAGGGAGTGGAGGGGTAGATATTTTATcggaaaagaaataagaaaaaaagaaagtcgTATTGGTGAGATGTTAGATATATAGAAGAAAGAAGCAACGTGGCATGACCGTGATCACCAAAATTAAGCTTCCTTCGCAgataattcaaaataacaatttaatttaagttgttCATAGAAGCGTGGTGGAGGCACCGAGAGCTCGCAAACACGCCATGCATTCCAGAAAACAGAGAGCCGTAGAGGCATAGAATAGGTAAGCAGAAGTCACAGTTTCGTGCTTGGCCAAAACTTCCAAAGAGAAAAAGTTATAACAGAAACAGAAACTTCTCTGCAAAACCATAACAGAAATCCCCTGAAAAAAGATGACGGCGACGATTCTAGTAGACACAAAACCGTCCACACTCTTTATCACTCCCAAGAAACCATATTACACCACTGCTAATAACTTCCATCTCGTTCAATTTAGTatacaaaatcataatttttcgTCCACGATGCCTCCTCTCAAAAGGAGACTGAAAGGCTACTACTCCTCTTCAAAAAATTGGAATTTCAAAAACAGCTTCAGATCTGCCGCTGCTTCTTCTGCCACTGAGTCGCCACAACTAGATAAGGTAGCCCAGAATTTCAACTATTATTGTATGCTTATTGAATTTAATGCTTTCTGTATTCTAACTGTGCAGgggagtaataataataatggtgatggtgatggtgatggacAAAGAAAGGTGCCTGGGCTTAACACGCTATTTAGAAGATTCTGGAAAGTGGCTGCACCTTATTGGTTCTCAGAGGACAAGGAGCCAGCTAGATTGCAATTGGCTGCTGTTTTTGCTCTCACTTTGGGTACCACTGGTATTAGTGTCGGTTTCAATTTCCTTGGTCGCGATTTCTACAATGCGCTTGCCAGTAAGTGTAAAAGAAATTACTAGAgcattcgattttttttttcgtgtgaTTATTAATGCTAATGAGAGtcttatttgattaattgattaTGGATGGAAGATAAGGATCAAGAACAGTTTACGAAGCAGTTATTGTACTACCTTGGAGCCTTCGCTGGAGGAATTCCGGTGAGCTctcaaaatataacattttagGTAATAGAACTTTTGCtggtctttctttttcttgattttgttattaattattaCAAATAACACCAAAACATTGTTGATAATGGGCTTTTTATTGCTGTACTGTAACTTATAATattcaaaggaaaataaatggtGACAGAAGGTTTTGTCTTAGCGATAGAGAGTATTAATCTTTGGAccgaaaaaggaaaataaaaataacactgAACGCATGCTATAGTTATGCAGTTACATGTAGAATCTCTTAGTCTTACTTTTTTCTTCTACTTTACCTTTGGTATTtatgtatttgttaattttttgttacaCCCTTGTTTGCAGCTCTTTGTATTGAGAGATTATGCAAGAGAGATACTTGCTTTGAGATGGAGGTCCTGGATGACTAAATTTTACATGGAGCGTTATCTGAAAAATCAGACGTTTTACAAAATTCAATCCCAATCTATTATTGATAATCCGGATCAGCGCATTGTTGATGATCTAAGTTCATTCACAGGGACAGCCCTTTCCTTTTCATTGACACTATTTAATGCTGCTGTAGACTTGATATCGTTTAGTAACATCTTGTACGGCATCTATCCACCACTGTTTGTTGTTCTCCTTGCGTATTCTATTGGCGGAACAGCTATTAGTGTTTTTCTTGGAAGGGTAATTTTCTTGTCTTtcataacatcataatttatgTGATACAGGTAAAAGAGAACGCAAATTGaaccaaaagtttttttattttcattttcaggaATTAGTGACTCTAAATTTCTtgcaagagaaaaaagaagcagaTTTTCGTTATGGGCTTGTGCGTGTTCGTGAAAATGCTGAATCAATTGCTTTCTTTGGGggtgaagaaaatgaaattcaacTTCTGCTGCAACGGttcaaaagtgcttttgaaaatttaacgGTTAGGATATATTTTGATTGTCAGTTCATTACATGTTTCTCATAATTCTACTCTCATGTGGTCAAATGACCTTGAACCAAGTAATGGTTGCTCTTGAAGCAGCTGCTTTTATTCAATCCTTTGAGCAGTGCTGTCGCTTGAAATTCAATGATACCCAAGGAACTGAAGTTGAGTGTGAATCATCTTTGCTTATAGACTGAAATGATAGCATGGAGAAAAAAGTACGTAATTGGATAGTCTCAAGTGATGATTTTCCAATTTAATAGTACAAATGGTGCGCTGATGAACTTTAAATTCCCAAGTCTTGAAATGGAGatcttaaaagaataaaatatatcacAGATACAATTTTGCCACAAGCTCAGTTTTAAGCTTTTGAAGACCGCAATTTTTTGTCATCCACATACGCCCTGTTCTAAAGGTTGACTCTTATTGTTAATACATTGAGATGTATCAGGCTGACCAGGGTAATGCTATTAACCTTTGAAGCGCTGTGGCTATGATCAATGACAAAGATGCCTTGTTATAatcattttgaaatatttttgttctcAATTGTTCCCTACTAGTCCTGACAAAAAGTGTGCAGCGCGTCATTCGACAGCTTTCTTTTGTGAGATGCATTAAATCATACTGTCAGATTATTTGTTTTGGCTATTCGCCATGCAAGTTTGTCTCagcataaaatttaataaa is part of the Populus alba chromosome 10, ASM523922v2, whole genome shotgun sequence genome and encodes:
- the LOC118043118 gene encoding ABC transporter D family member 2, chloroplastic isoform X2, with the translated sequence MTATILVDTKPSTLFITPKKPYYTTANNFHLVQFSIQNHNFSSTMPPLKRRLKGYYSSSKNWNFKNSFRSAAASSATESPQLDKGSNNNNGDGDGDGQRKVPGLNTLFRRFWKVAAPYWFSEDKEPARLQLAAVFALTLGTTGISVGFNFLGRDFYNALANKDQEQFTKQLLYYLGAFAGGIPLFVLRDYAREILALRWRSWMTKFYMERYLKNQTFYKIQSQSIIDNPDQRIVDDLSSFTGTALSFSLTLFNAAVDLISFSNILYGIYPPLFVVLLAYSIGGTAISVFLGRELVTLNFLQEKKEADFRYGLVRVRENAESIAFFGGEENEIQLLLQRFKSAFENLTRLLVSSRNLEFFTSGYRYLIQILPAAVVAPMYFSGKIEFGVINQSVSAFNHILGDFSLIVYQFQAISAFSAVIDRLGEFDDVLDSSSSKCLSSSVEEISLTYCDERSSLLLESNGSILMDRCQKVLDLENLTLQTPTSKAILIRDLSLVINKKDHLLVTGPSGSGKTSLLRALAGLWNTGRGKITFYVNEGNDPQAPTSSEVPALKVNTADDTAEELEGPINRNDRGIFFLPQRPYMVLGTLRQQLLYPTWADDVIPTSDGGNPAGGNLVTSRMHFNFVTCVIALHTPIVRCIVACHDS